A part of Paenarthrobacter sp. A20 genomic DNA contains:
- a CDS encoding site-specific integrase yields the protein MAWTKKLPSGKYQGLYRDGAGKERSAGTFSHKRAAQNAASAKEETSRSAGWRDPDAARRTWGEWCEEWWPTRKIEASTAANEVSMRDQYLFPKWGSVPLCDITRQDGRKWISELSRVEIKPSKAELKRRESNDYKPVVRTLAASSVQRIFGLFSASFMAAVDAEVLPGNPVYRLKLPQRPPAQERYLIKDEYQALDAVLDTKVDAAIVGLLIGTGLRWGEAMGLHSHRVDRERGMIHVVETYDYEAGMMKPYPKGKLARSVPLPGWVAQLIDELEPRADLAADMTTA from the coding sequence GTGGCCTGGACAAAGAAACTTCCCTCCGGCAAGTACCAGGGGCTCTACCGCGACGGCGCCGGTAAGGAACGCTCCGCCGGCACGTTCTCTCACAAGCGAGCCGCCCAGAACGCGGCGAGCGCGAAGGAGGAGACGTCGCGGTCGGCTGGGTGGCGGGATCCGGATGCTGCGCGGCGCACGTGGGGGGAGTGGTGTGAGGAGTGGTGGCCCACCCGGAAGATTGAGGCTTCGACGGCGGCCAATGAGGTCAGCATGAGGGATCAATATCTGTTCCCCAAGTGGGGCTCGGTGCCTCTTTGCGATATCACCAGGCAGGACGGGCGGAAGTGGATCTCCGAATTGTCCAGGGTTGAGATTAAGCCGAGCAAGGCCGAGCTGAAGCGACGCGAGAGCAACGATTACAAGCCTGTTGTGCGGACGCTTGCTGCTTCCAGTGTTCAGCGGATCTTTGGCCTGTTTTCGGCGTCTTTCATGGCGGCTGTCGATGCGGAGGTGCTTCCTGGCAATCCGGTCTATCGGCTGAAACTGCCGCAGCGGCCGCCGGCGCAGGAGCGCTACCTGATCAAAGACGAGTACCAGGCGCTTGATGCTGTCCTGGATACGAAGGTCGATGCTGCCATTGTGGGTTTGCTGATCGGTACGGGGCTGCGCTGGGGTGAAGCCATGGGCCTTCACTCTCACCGTGTGGACCGCGAGCGCGGGATGATTCACGTCGTTGAAACGTACGACTATGAGGCCGGAATGATGAAGCCTTACCCGAAGGGCAAGCTGGCGCGAAGTGTCCCGCTTCCTGGGTGGGTTGCCCAACTCATCGATGAGCTGGAGCCCCGGGCGGATCTAGCTGCGGACATGACCACCGCGTAG
- a CDS encoding HipA family kinase, producing MSMGEPVDYSIRLNWLGLLATHPRPEPETDIFAIASVANTGSVPFLGIATNGTHYWVKYMGNAHGLDSLIAERVVEALARTLDAPMRPSTLVNVPEALTHDPRLIGSGIQPGVAHGSLFLENCLEKNVLDSVTRDGNKTRQPRFIALWELCYGEDEQWLYDRQNEEQVWSYDHGYWITGGEPEPLTVKDLELTTTSWKPWKGPLKGMDPAAFVEMYERIEALTVTDLIDVVASVPLAWGVPDELLESLAWWFYKRRTHASARMRQLAKETSLANPKPKDEVR from the coding sequence ATGAGTATGGGGGAACCGGTCGATTACTCGATCCGGCTGAATTGGCTTGGGCTTCTTGCGACACATCCGCGCCCGGAACCTGAGACGGACATCTTTGCCATTGCCAGCGTGGCCAACACTGGCTCAGTGCCATTTCTGGGAATTGCAACGAATGGCACCCACTACTGGGTGAAGTACATGGGCAATGCCCATGGTCTTGATTCGTTGATTGCCGAGCGCGTGGTCGAGGCGCTGGCCCGCACGCTGGACGCTCCTATGCGTCCATCCACCCTGGTCAATGTCCCTGAAGCCTTGACTCATGACCCGCGCCTAATTGGGAGCGGTATTCAGCCCGGCGTAGCGCATGGGTCGCTGTTTCTTGAGAACTGCCTAGAGAAGAACGTGCTCGACTCTGTCACACGAGACGGCAACAAGACCCGGCAGCCACGCTTCATCGCACTCTGGGAGCTGTGTTACGGAGAAGATGAACAGTGGCTCTATGACCGCCAAAACGAAGAGCAGGTCTGGTCTTACGATCATGGTTATTGGATCACCGGCGGAGAACCGGAACCGCTGACTGTAAAAGATCTGGAGCTGACAACCACGTCCTGGAAGCCGTGGAAGGGCCCACTGAAGGGTATGGATCCAGCGGCCTTTGTCGAGATGTATGAACGCATCGAGGCGCTCACCGTGACGGACCTTATAGACGTGGTTGCGAGTGTGCCCCTAGCATGGGGTGTTCCGGATGAACTCCTTGAATCGCTCGCATGGTGGTTCTATAAGAGAAGAACCCACGCATCGGCAAGAATGCGCCAGTTGGCCAAGGAGACCTCCCTGGCCAACCCGAAACCCAAAGACGAAGTGAGGTGA
- a CDS encoding tyrosine-type recombinase/integrase — protein sequence MVNLDNWRKRVWLPALEAAGIDHARPHDLRHTYASWLIQSGVSIKEVGRLLGHASPMTTERYAHLADIPAEQISEALELGVRTANVPQGAALPGYTALRVVPPR from the coding sequence ATGGTGAACCTGGATAACTGGCGCAAGCGTGTCTGGTTGCCGGCGCTCGAAGCTGCGGGGATTGATCACGCGCGGCCGCACGATCTGCGGCACACCTACGCCTCGTGGTTGATCCAGAGTGGTGTGTCCATCAAGGAGGTAGGCCGGCTGTTGGGCCATGCGTCCCCGATGACGACGGAGCGCTATGCCCATCTTGCCGACATCCCGGCAGAGCAGATTTCCGAGGCCTTGGAGCTTGGTGTCCGTACCGCAAACGTACCGCAAGGCGCTGCTCTACCGGGCTACACGGCACTGCGCGTAGTGCCACCGCGATAG
- a CDS encoding ImmA/IrrE family metallo-endopeptidase → MPDGARGRTNGVDVIWLNKGQQQVERRCALAHELVHLEGEHRGCQPLGIETDVCEETARRLIPMDLLSKSLRWARSFDELADELWVTPDVLKDRFTGLEDKEWETLLTLELQPL, encoded by the coding sequence ATGCCTGACGGCGCTCGGGGCAGGACGAACGGTGTTGACGTCATTTGGCTCAATAAGGGCCAGCAGCAAGTCGAACGGCGCTGCGCGCTTGCTCACGAACTCGTGCACCTGGAAGGGGAACACCGGGGCTGCCAGCCGCTCGGCATCGAAACTGACGTCTGTGAAGAGACGGCCCGGCGGCTTATCCCCATGGACCTCCTCAGCAAGAGCCTCCGCTGGGCTCGTTCCTTCGATGAACTTGCTGACGAACTCTGGGTCACGCCCGATGTCCTAAAGGATCGTTTCACAGGACTCGAGGACAAAGAATGGGAAACGCTCCTCACCCTGGAGCTACAGCCGCTGTAG
- a CDS encoding DUF3037 domain-containing protein has translation MFYQYWIVRYVPDPIRGEFVNIALLVGADGHDWAFRQVRHLNRATRLGGDPMIANYWMRELQRMVINLDNGRASGPEAMLTAIADSGENISAATVARLAARLNNAVQVSAPYPIVADSAQAGIDMLFDHLVADPQVKTRELFGARVTNYVSQQFRHALPRGSNAVIRNRPHVRVGAVPRTANFAVTDSRVEQITNTWSFNLSDVEKVSTEIQAWAAHMSRLRTKGGLLESRGNPPLVIPEDVQLRVVYEEPRTEAAKPALDIAREVWAEVPGLVAYPESQQSRLVDDALAVVA, from the coding sequence ATGTTCTACCAATACTGGATTGTCCGCTACGTACCGGACCCAATCCGCGGAGAATTCGTCAACATCGCCCTGCTCGTTGGAGCGGACGGGCACGACTGGGCATTCCGTCAGGTCAGGCACCTCAACCGAGCCACACGTCTCGGCGGTGACCCAATGATCGCCAACTATTGGATGCGCGAACTGCAGCGAATGGTAATCAATCTTGATAATGGGCGCGCCTCGGGCCCGGAAGCCATGCTGACTGCGATTGCTGACTCCGGCGAAAACATCAGCGCGGCCACTGTAGCGCGACTAGCGGCCCGCTTGAACAACGCGGTGCAAGTATCAGCGCCATACCCGATTGTTGCCGATTCCGCGCAGGCCGGCATTGACATGCTGTTTGATCACCTTGTGGCAGATCCTCAGGTCAAAACTCGCGAACTCTTTGGCGCCCGGGTAACAAACTACGTGTCACAGCAGTTCCGGCACGCTCTGCCCCGCGGCAGCAACGCTGTCATCCGAAACCGCCCTCACGTTCGCGTCGGCGCTGTTCCCCGAACAGCCAATTTCGCCGTTACTGACTCTCGGGTTGAGCAGATTACCAACACCTGGTCATTCAACCTCTCGGACGTCGAAAAAGTCTCAACAGAAATTCAGGCGTGGGCGGCACACATGAGCCGGCTAAGGACGAAAGGCGGCCTCCTCGAATCTAGGGGCAACCCGCCCCTAGTTATCCCCGAAGACGTACAGCTCCGAGTTGTCTACGAGGAACCGAGGACCGAAGCTGCCAAGCCTGCTCTGGATATCGCCAGAGAAGTCTGGGCCGAAGTCCCCGGACTGGTCGCGTACCCAGAAAGCCAGCAATCCAGACTGGTCGACGACGCCCTCGCCGTCGTGGCCTAA